The window GGTGCTGCTGCTGGGCGACCGCGGCGAGATGCTGGCCGGCGCCATCGCTGCCCTGCACGCGGGCGCCGCCGGCGTGCACATACATGGCGGGGAGCGGTCGGGGACCGTCGACGAGCCGGTGCGTCACGCGATTTCCAAGCTTTGTCACCTCCATCTCGCCGCGACCGAGGATGCCGCCGAACGGCTGCGGCGCCTGGGCGAGGACGCCTGGCGCATCCGGGTGGTGGGCGCGCCGGGGCTGGACGACATCGGCGCACGCGGCGGCCGCGACCGCGCGGCGCTCTGCGCCGAGGCCGGGCTGGATCCGGCGCGGCCGGTGGCCGTGGTGCTGTTTCATCCTGTCGTTCAGGACGCCGCCGCCGGCGGCCAGCAGATGACGGCGGTGCTCGCGGCTGTGGCTGCCGAGGGCTTGCAAATGCTGTTGCTGGCCCCGAATTCGGACGCCGGCGGCGTCGCCGTGCGCCGTGCGGCAGACCGCTTCGCGGAAGTATCGCCGGTGGCGCTGCGCCGGGAGACGCACCTGTCGCGCGCTGCCTATCTCGACTGGCTGGCGGCGGCCGATCTGCTGATCGGGAACTCCTCCAGCGGCGTCATCGAATCGGCCAGCCTCGGCATCCCCTGCGTCAATGTCGGCGACCGCCAGAATGCACGCCTACGCAACGCCAACGTGTTCGACGTTCCTGACTACAGGCCGGCGTCTCTGGCGGCAGGAATACGGCAGGCGCTGGCGGCAGGGCGCGGCGAATACGCCAATCTCTGGGGTGACGGACGGACCGCACCGCGCATCGCCGACTTCCTGGAGAACGCGGACCTGACGCCGGATGTCTTCCGCAAGCTCAACAGCTACTGACGGCGCGGCAAAAGGGTCCTGACCGCCGCCCGCGCCTCGCGGTTCACCGCCAGCGCCGCGCAGAGACCAGCCATCCCGCCGGCAGCGATGGCGATCGCCGGCAGCCAGGCGTGGCCGGGGGCCACCCGTTCGAGGATCAGACCCGGCGCGGCTGTCGCCACGCCCGAGAGGATAACCGCCAGCCAAAGTTCGGGGCGGATGAGACGTTCGCCAAGGCGGACTGCCTTGCCGGCAGGAGCTCGGAGCAGCACGGACATCGAAACCAGGCCACCACCCGCCGCCGTGAGCAGCACAGCTTCCAGCGGCAAGCCCAGTGCCACGATCGCCAGCGCGCCGCCGACGAACGCTGCAAATCCGCATATTTCGGCGATCATGGGGGCGCTGGTGTCGCCCATCGTATTGAGGACACGCCTCAGGAAAATATTGAGCCCCATCGGCAGCAGGCTGATGCTGTAGATTGCCGTATAGAGACTGATGGCGCGGAGTCCCGCATCGCCGATCTCGCCCCAGCCGAACGCCAGTTCCACAAGCCAGCGGGCATGCACGATCAGCACGGCCGCGGACATGGCGCTCAGCACCAGGGTCCAGAACTGCCCCTGTCCTGCCATCCGGCGCAGACCGGCGATGTCGCCTTCCTGGCCCTCGCGCGGGGCGAGACCGGCGAGGCGTGGCAGCAATACGGTGGTCAGGGTCATGATGGCGACGCCCAGGGGCAGCAGTACCAGCTTGGTGGCGAAATTGACCGAAGCGAGTGCGCCGACCCCGAACAGCGTGGCAATCGCCCGGAGCGCGAAAGGGTAGAAGAAGACCACCGCCTCCGCGGCTGCGGTGCGGCCGAAATGCGCCAGCAGAATTCGGTCGACCAGCCAGGGGCGGAGTACGAAGCCACCTGCCGCGCCACGGCCGATCGCGAGCACCTGGACCAGCCAGCGAATCAGGGCGCCGGCCAGGATCGCGCCGGCCAGCCACAGCAGTGTGTCGGCATCGGCCGGAATCAGGAGCGCGAAGATCAGCACCAGATTGATGATGGCGGTACCGATGGTGGCGATGAAGAACCGGTTCTGCGCCTGCAGGAAGGCGATCGTCGCGCCGGTCATGGCGGCCACTGGCGCGGACAGCAAGACCGATACTCGGCGCGTTTCTGGATCTCTGAGGCGAACGCACTGGCGATTCCGCGGCGACCCCGCTAACAGAGGCCTCAATTGCGACGATCAATCCTTGGAGAATGTCGGTGAA is drawn from Minwuia thermotolerans and contains these coding sequences:
- the neuC gene encoding UDP-N-acetylglucosamine 2-epimerase translates to MERHSTMTRRVVYVTGTRADFGLMRRTLAEIEGRAGLDLSLVVTGMHLSPGHGRTVSEIEASGFTIRDLVPAEHADDGETDDAGAMSAAIGRLVVALSRSFAAERPDMVLLLGDRGEMLAGAIAALHAGAAGVHIHGGERSGTVDEPVRHAISKLCHLHLAATEDAAERLRRLGEDAWRIRVVGAPGLDDIGARGGRDRAALCAEAGLDPARPVAVVLFHPVVQDAAAGGQQMTAVLAAVAAEGLQMLLLAPNSDAGGVAVRRAADRFAEVSPVALRRETHLSRAAYLDWLAAADLLIGNSSSGVIESASLGIPCVNVGDRQNARLRNANVFDVPDYRPASLAAGIRQALAAGRGEYANLWGDGRTAPRIADFLENADLTPDVFRKLNSY
- a CDS encoding lipid II flippase MurJ yields the protein MRPLLAGSPRNRQCVRLRDPETRRVSVLLSAPVAAMTGATIAFLQAQNRFFIATIGTAIINLVLIFALLIPADADTLLWLAGAILAGALIRWLVQVLAIGRGAAGGFVLRPWLVDRILLAHFGRTAAAEAVVFFYPFALRAIATLFGVGALASVNFATKLVLLPLGVAIMTLTTVLLPRLAGLAPREGQEGDIAGLRRMAGQGQFWTLVLSAMSAAVLIVHARWLVELAFGWGEIGDAGLRAISLYTAIYSISLLPMGLNIFLRRVLNTMGDTSAPMIAEICGFAAFVGGALAIVALGLPLEAVLLTAAGGGLVSMSVLLRAPAGKAVRLGERLIRPELWLAVILSGVATAAPGLILERVAPGHAWLPAIAIAAGGMAGLCAALAVNREARAAVRTLLPRRQ